The following coding sequences lie in one Benincasa hispida cultivar B227 chromosome 6, ASM972705v1, whole genome shotgun sequence genomic window:
- the LOC120080259 gene encoding LOW QUALITY PROTEIN: actin-related protein 6 (The sequence of the model RefSeq protein was modified relative to this genomic sequence to represent the inferred CDS: substituted 1 base at 1 genomic stop codon), whose product MSNVVVLDNGGGLLKACLLYTSRCVXETGPIDRGYLINPDLQRDIWSHLFTSLLHVNPSNSSLLLTEPLFTLPSIQRATDELVFEDFNFASLYVSDSPSLVHFYEASRRPTSLLSRAQCSLVVDCGFSFTHAAPVFQNFTLNYGVKRIDLGGKALTNYLKELVSYRALNVMDETFIMDDVKEKLCFVSLNVPRDLQIARKPGKENLFRCTYVLPDGISYTRGFVKNPDEAKRYLSLTDEASSPSLGVKKDVIELDVSEKTEDRKRIDLTKNEFDLTNERFLVPEMIFHPADLGMNQAGLAECIVRAVNSCHPHLHPVLYESIVLTGGSTLFHNFAERLEKELRPLVPDECRVKITTQEDPILGAWRGGSLLASSPSFEAMCVTKAEYEELGSARCRKRFLH is encoded by the exons ATGTCCAACGTCGTCGTTTTAGACAACGGCGGTGGTCTCCTcaaagcctgtctcttatacacatctagatgtgtataagagacaggcccaaTTGACCGAGGGTATCTCATAAACCCCGACCTGCAACGCGACATTTGGTCTCACCTCTTCACCTCTCTTCTTCACGTCAATCCTTCCAATTCCTCCCTCCTCTTGACAGAACCTCTCTTCACTCTCCCTTCAATTCAACGCGCCACTGACGAACTCGTTTTCGAGGATTTCAATTTTGCTTCTCTCTATGTTTCGGATTCTCCATCTTTAGTTCACTTCTATGAGGCCAGCCGCCGCCCGACGAGCCTTCTATCTAGGGCACAATGTAGCCTTGTTGTTGATTGTGGGTTTTCTTTCACTCATGCTGCTCCAGTGTTCCAGAACTTCACTCTGAACTACGGTGTCAAAAGGATCGATCTGGGAGGGAAGGCATTGACGAATTATTTGAAGGAGTTGGTGTCATATCGTGCTTTGAATGTTATGGATGAGACCTTCATCATGGATGATGTCAAAGAGAAGCTCTGTTTTGTCTCCCTCAACGTCCCCCGCGACCTCCAGATTGCGAG GAAACCGGGAAAGGAAAATCTCTTCCGATGCACGTATGTGCTCCCTGATGGCATTTCATATACAAGGGGATTTGTTAAAAATCCAGATGAAGCTAAGAGGTATCTCTCATTGACTGATGAAGCCTCATCTCCATCACTTGGAGTCAAGAAGGATGTGATTGAATTAGATGTATCAGAAAAGACGGAAGACAGGAAGAGAATTGATCTAACAAAAAAT GAATTTGATTTGACAAATGAACGCTTCCTTGTTCCAGAAATGATTTTCCATCCTGCAGATTTGG GAATGAACCAGGCCGGCCTAGCAGAGTGCATTGTTAGAGCTGTTAATTCTTGCCATCCTCATCTGCACCCTGTGCTCTACGAGAG CATTGTTTTGACTGGTGGAAGCACTTTATTTCACAATTTTGCCGAGAGATT AGAGAAGGAACTCCGTCCTCTTGTCCCAGATGAGTGTCGAGTGAAGATAACAACTCAAGAAGA TCCCATTTTAGGAGCATGGAGAGGGGGATCACTATTAGCATCTAGTCCTAGTTTTGAAGCGATGTGTGTTACCAAGGCTGAATACGAGGAACTTGGATCTGCTCGGTGTCGGAAGAGATTTTTACACTGA